Proteins encoded in a region of the Flavobacterium sp. MDT1-60 genome:
- the miaB gene encoding tRNA (N6-isopentenyl adenosine(37)-C2)-methylthiotransferase MiaB has translation MEKIIEESKQGESLVLENKPENTKKLFIESYGCAMNFSDSEVVASILSINGYNTTQTLEEADLVLVNTCSIRDKAEQTIRKRLEKYNAVKRINPKMKVGVLGCMAERLKSQFLEEEKIVDLVVGPDAYKDLPNLLAEVEEGRDAINVILSKEETYGDISPVRLMSNGITALVSITRGCDNMCTFCVVPFTRGRERSREPQSIMSEIQDLWDKGFKEITLLGQNVDSYLWYGGGLKKDFVNASEMQKATAVDFDQLLEMVAVGFPKMRIRFSTSNPQDMHESVLHVIAKYPNICKHIHLPVQSGSNRILKEMNRLHTREEYMTLIDKIRTIIPNASISQDMIAGFPTETEEDHQDTMSLMEYVKYNFGYMYSYSERPGTLAGRKMEDDVPEETKARRLQEIVDLQQKHAWFRSEEYVGQVVEVLVEKVSKKSKEEFSGRNSQSITVVFPKENYKIGDFVNVKIESCTSGTLKGTAVGYSEMN, from the coding sequence ATGGAAAAGATTATTGAAGAAAGCAAACAGGGCGAAAGTCTTGTTTTAGAAAATAAACCTGAGAATACTAAAAAACTTTTTATAGAAAGTTACGGTTGTGCGATGAATTTTTCGGACAGTGAGGTCGTAGCTTCCATTTTATCGATAAACGGATACAATACTACACAAACCCTTGAAGAAGCCGATTTGGTTTTGGTTAACACCTGCTCGATTCGGGATAAAGCAGAGCAAACTATTCGTAAGCGTCTGGAAAAATATAATGCGGTGAAACGTATTAACCCGAAAATGAAAGTTGGCGTTTTGGGCTGTATGGCCGAGCGTTTGAAAAGTCAGTTTCTGGAGGAAGAAAAAATAGTCGATCTTGTTGTTGGACCTGATGCTTACAAAGATTTGCCGAATTTATTGGCAGAAGTTGAAGAAGGTCGCGACGCCATCAATGTAATTTTATCGAAAGAGGAAACCTACGGAGATATTTCGCCGGTTCGTTTAATGAGCAACGGAATTACCGCTTTGGTTTCGATTACACGTGGTTGCGATAATATGTGTACGTTTTGCGTTGTGCCTTTTACACGTGGTCGCGAGCGCAGCCGTGAACCACAAAGCATTATGTCTGAAATTCAGGATTTATGGGATAAAGGCTTTAAAGAAATTACACTTTTGGGACAAAACGTTGACAGTTACCTTTGGTATGGCGGTGGCTTGAAAAAGGATTTTGTAAATGCTTCTGAAATGCAAAAAGCAACGGCTGTTGATTTCGATCAATTATTGGAAATGGTTGCCGTTGGTTTTCCTAAAATGAGAATTCGATTCTCAACTTCTAATCCGCAGGATATGCACGAAAGTGTTTTGCATGTTATTGCGAAATATCCTAATATCTGTAAACACATTCACTTGCCGGTTCAGTCTGGAAGCAACCGAATTTTAAAAGAAATGAATCGCCTGCACACTCGTGAAGAATACATGACTTTGATTGATAAAATCAGAACTATTATTCCGAATGCTTCGATTTCGCAAGATATGATTGCCGGTTTCCCAACTGAAACCGAAGAAGATCATCAGGATACCATGAGTTTAATGGAATATGTGAAATATAATTTCGGTTATATGTATTCGTATTCTGAACGCCCGGGAACTTTGGCTGGAAGAAAAATGGAAGATGATGTTCCGGAAGAAACCAAAGCCAGAAGATTACAGGAAATTGTCGATTTACAACAAAAACATGCCTGGTTTAGAAGTGAAGAATACGTAGGGCAGGTTGTAGAGGTTTTAGTTGAAAAGGTTTCAAAAAAATCAAAAGAAGAATTCTCAGGAAGAAACTCTCAAAGTATCACGGTTGTTTTTCCAAAAGAAAACTATAAAATTGGAGATTTTGTAAATGTAAAAATTGAAAGCTGTACTTCAGGCACATTGAAAGGAACGGCTGTTGGTTATTCAGAAATGAACTAA